In Syntrophomonas wolfei subsp. wolfei str. Goettingen G311, a single window of DNA contains:
- a CDS encoding TVP38/TMEM64 family protein produces the protein MRLPGKQNLLHLALLLVFLLLFFYCTVVYAPGISRIISNPEQFRDYILGFGSQNVLVFILFQVVQVIIAAIPGELLQIAGGFVYGTWWGSIYSLAGILLGSIVAFYISRLLGYPLVCYMVAPQKLKRFSRLLRQQKSEISIFILFLIPGLPKDVITYVGGLTPLNPFRFLLIAIIARFPGILGSAYLGASVEQQAYKEALLFSIAALLLFLAGLLLKDRLFKPN, from the coding sequence ATGCGGCTTCCCGGAAAGCAAAACCTGCTTCATCTTGCTCTGTTGCTGGTATTCTTGCTTCTGTTCTTCTACTGCACTGTGGTATATGCCCCGGGTATTAGCAGGATTATCAGTAATCCCGAGCAATTTCGCGACTATATACTGGGATTTGGTTCACAAAATGTTTTGGTGTTTATCCTGTTCCAGGTTGTTCAGGTAATAATCGCTGCCATTCCCGGAGAGTTGCTGCAAATTGCCGGGGGTTTTGTTTATGGAACCTGGTGGGGATCTATCTATTCGCTGGCCGGTATCCTTCTGGGAAGTATTGTAGCTTTCTATATATCCCGCTTACTAGGCTATCCTCTCGTATGTTATATGGTTGCACCCCAAAAGCTTAAGCGTTTTTCCCGCTTATTAAGGCAGCAAAAATCTGAGATTTCCATATTTATTTTATTTTTAATCCCGGGCTTGCCCAAGGATGTTATAACCTATGTCGGGGGTCTTACTCCATTAAACCCATTCCGGTTTTTATTAATCGCAATCATAGCAAGATTCCCGGGTATTCTGGGATCAGCCTACCTCGGTGCCAGTGTCGAGCAGCAAGCCTACAAAGAGGCCTTGCTTTTCTCCATAGCCGCTCTCTTGCTCTTCCTGGCCGGTCTGCTCTTGAAAGACAGGCTGTTTAAGCCCAATTAG
- a CDS encoding bifunctional ADP-dependent NAD(P)H-hydrate dehydratase/NAD(P)H-hydrate epimerase, with translation MVKILTAREMKEIDSKATSEYGIPSLILMENAGIRTVEVIEDLLESSQSKKVVVLAGKGNNGGDGLVVARHLMNAGIHVDVFLLAGSDEMTPDSYTNYQILSRMSRNIFPLQVEEGLDRLMLALLSCDLIVDAIYGIGFQGQMNDFDSQIVRMVNWSKAVVVAVDIPSGVEADSGRVHGEAIRASHTVSFALPKIGLLLEPGKDYVGTLSVADISIPAPLLQDKNLKTSLISEAMVMYWLGPRHPESHKGTFGHALLIGASPGLSGAVIMAAGAALKSGAGLVTAAVPESLLGVVDAGWMEIMSSPLAESKQGTIALEALPLIEGLLGRASACAIGPGMSRFPEAPAILHSVLKKAGIPILIDADGLNALAEDLNILKDHQVPVVLTPHPGEMARLTGKNIEEIQSNRIAVAREFAQQWGVTLVLKGNKTLIASATGEIFLNITGNPGMATAGSGDVLCGLIVGLMAQGLRPLDASIAGVYLHGLAGDRAAGIKGQRGLLAGDILNSLPDIMQQFER, from the coding sequence ATGGTGAAAATACTTACCGCCCGGGAAATGAAGGAAATTGATAGCAAAGCTACCAGTGAATATGGTATCCCCAGCCTTATCCTGATGGAGAATGCCGGAATAAGAACAGTGGAAGTTATTGAAGATTTGCTGGAAAGCAGCCAGTCCAAGAAGGTGGTGGTTCTGGCCGGGAAAGGCAATAACGGCGGGGATGGGCTGGTGGTGGCCCGTCATCTTATGAATGCCGGTATTCATGTTGATGTTTTCTTGCTGGCCGGCAGTGATGAAATGACCCCGGATTCATATACCAACTACCAAATACTTTCCCGGATGAGCCGGAACATCTTTCCGCTGCAGGTGGAAGAAGGCCTGGATAGATTGATGCTGGCACTTTTGTCCTGTGACCTTATTGTTGATGCCATCTATGGTATCGGTTTCCAGGGGCAGATGAATGATTTTGATTCTCAGATAGTAAGGATGGTCAACTGGAGCAAAGCAGTGGTTGTGGCAGTGGACATTCCCTCCGGGGTTGAGGCGGACAGCGGTAGGGTTCATGGGGAAGCTATCCGGGCTTCCCATACGGTAAGCTTTGCCCTGCCCAAAATCGGCCTGCTGTTGGAGCCGGGAAAAGACTATGTTGGTACCTTGAGCGTTGCCGATATATCCATTCCCGCCCCGCTTTTACAGGATAAAAACTTGAAGACCAGCTTGATAAGCGAAGCTATGGTTATGTACTGGCTTGGACCCCGCCATCCGGAGTCCCACAAGGGAACTTTCGGTCATGCCCTGCTTATAGGAGCTTCACCGGGTTTGAGCGGAGCGGTAATCATGGCCGCCGGTGCCGCTCTTAAAAGTGGTGCAGGATTGGTAACGGCAGCAGTTCCAGAGTCACTGCTGGGGGTGGTTGATGCTGGGTGGATGGAAATAATGAGCAGCCCGCTGGCGGAGAGCAAGCAGGGAACCATAGCTCTGGAGGCTTTACCCCTTATTGAAGGCTTGCTGGGGCGGGCTTCAGCCTGTGCTATCGGCCCGGGGATGTCCCGTTTTCCTGAAGCCCCTGCCATACTTCATTCAGTTTTGAAAAAAGCCGGTATTCCCATATTGATAGATGCCGATGGACTTAACGCTCTGGCTGAGGATCTAAACATATTAAAGGATCACCAGGTTCCCGTGGTTCTTACCCCTCATCCCGGTGAGATGGCCCGGCTTACGGGAAAAAATATCGAGGAAATCCAGTCCAACCGCATTGCCGTAGCCCGTGAATTTGCCCAGCAATGGGGCGTCACCCTGGTATTGAAGGGAAATAAGACATTAATTGCCAGTGCTACCGGAGAAATATTCTTAAACATTACCGGTAATCCCGGAATGGCGACTGCCGGAAGCGGTGATGTACTCTGTGGTCTGATCGTCGGGCTCATGGCTCAAGGCTTGAGGCCCCTGGATGCTTCTATTGCCGGGGTGTATTTACACGGTCTGGCCGGAGACCGGGCTGCCGGAATAAAGGGGCAACGGGGGTTGCTGGCGGGTGATATTCTTAATAGCCTGCCGGATATTATGCAGCAATTTGAGAGATGA
- a CDS encoding metal ABC transporter solute-binding protein, Zn/Mn family translates to MRKKLLLILLLLGIFILPGCKPTPQSNPVLDAEEHTGKIKAFVSILPQAYFVERIGEDKVDVSVMIPPGANPENYEISPAQLKELSTADVYIMSGKLPSEETWLPRLIAANKKMLVLDSSQSIDFDEHNPHIWLSPRLVKKQAANIAETLIQLDPDNKAFYSHNLEQLLLALDELDKEIRENLSGVKQKSFIVYHPAWGYFARDYGLEEIAIEEHGKEPGARELARLVEEARAKKINEVFASPQHSSRSAEVFAQEIGGKVVFLDPLPRNYISDMQVVAKTLADALSD, encoded by the coding sequence ATGAGGAAGAAACTTTTGCTAATTCTACTATTATTAGGAATATTTATTTTACCGGGTTGTAAGCCAACCCCCCAGAGCAATCCGGTCTTGGATGCAGAGGAGCATACGGGTAAAATCAAAGCCTTTGTAAGCATTTTGCCCCAGGCCTATTTTGTTGAGCGCATTGGGGAGGACAAAGTCGATGTATCCGTAATGATTCCGCCCGGAGCCAACCCCGAAAATTATGAAATTAGCCCGGCCCAGTTGAAAGAATTGAGCACTGCGGATGTTTACATAATGTCGGGCAAGCTTCCCAGTGAGGAAACATGGCTGCCCCGTCTTATAGCGGCCAACAAAAAAATGCTGGTTCTGGATTCTTCCCAGTCTATTGACTTCGATGAACACAATCCCCATATATGGCTTTCTCCCCGACTGGTGAAAAAACAGGCGGCCAACATTGCTGAAACCCTGATCCAGCTTGATCCTGATAACAAGGCCTTTTATAGCCACAACCTGGAGCAATTGCTGCTTGCGTTGGATGAGCTGGATAAAGAAATCCGGGAGAATCTTTCCGGAGTAAAGCAAAAAAGCTTTATAGTTTATCACCCGGCCTGGGGATACTTTGCCCGTGATTATGGTTTGGAGGAAATAGCTATCGAGGAACACGGTAAGGAACCTGGAGCCCGTGAATTAGCCCGCCTAGTGGAAGAAGCCCGGGCTAAAAAAATTAACGAAGTCTTTGCCTCTCCCCAGCATAGCAGCAGGAGCGCGGAAGTTTTTGCCCAGGAGATCGGGGGAAAAGTGGTATTCCTTGATCCTCTACCCCGAAACTATATAAGTGATATGCAAGTAGTGGCTAAAACCCTGGCCGATGCTTTGTCTGATTGA
- a CDS encoding metal ABC transporter ATP-binding protein: MDRMDREERKKVVEIENLLVKLDGRTVLEEVNLSVYEKDFLGIIGPNGGGKTTLLKTILGLVTAEAGTVKIMGKRISENRGQVAYVPQYAAFDRSFPVNVWEVVLMGRLGSKRGRSYSGLDQEIAREVLKRVEMYELRHRRIGELSGGEIQRVLVARALAGRPEILLLDEPTASIDSRFQAGFYELLEELNREMTLIMVSHDISAISIYVKTLACLNRKLYYQHSKELSPEMIEKGYQCPVELIAHGVPHRVLAAHDGVVGS, encoded by the coding sequence ATGGATAGAATGGATAGAGAAGAAAGAAAAAAAGTTGTCGAAATAGAAAATCTGCTAGTAAAGCTGGATGGACGAACCGTACTGGAAGAGGTGAACCTCAGCGTATATGAAAAAGATTTCCTGGGGATTATTGGTCCCAACGGCGGGGGAAAAACTACGCTGTTGAAAACTATTCTGGGGCTGGTAACTGCGGAAGCCGGAACTGTCAAAATAATGGGAAAAAGAATAAGTGAAAACAGAGGGCAGGTGGCATATGTTCCACAATACGCTGCCTTTGACCGCAGCTTTCCGGTTAATGTCTGGGAAGTGGTTTTGATGGGACGCCTGGGTTCAAAAAGAGGGAGGAGCTATTCCGGGCTGGATCAGGAGATCGCCCGGGAAGTACTGAAACGGGTGGAAATGTATGAACTGCGACATCGCCGCATAGGTGAGCTTTCTGGGGGTGAAATACAGCGGGTGCTGGTAGCCCGGGCTCTGGCGGGGCGTCCGGAAATCTTGCTCTTGGACGAGCCCACCGCCAGTATTGATTCCCGTTTTCAGGCCGGCTTTTATGAATTGTTAGAGGAGCTCAATCGTGAGATGACTTTAATCATGGTTTCCCATGATATCAGTGCTATTTCGATATATGTGAAGACCCTGGCCTGTTTAAACCGTAAACTCTATTACCAGCATAGCAAGGAATTAAGCCCGGAAATGATAGAAAAGGGTTACCAGTGCCCGGTAGAATTAATAGCCCATGGAGTGCCTCACCGGGTGTTAGCAGCTCATGATGGGGTGGTAGGAAGCTGA
- a CDS encoding HD-GYP domain-containing protein produces MFVRVDISSLPLGKRMAQDIYDFDGHLLISKGIVVQESHLQQLRQRGYEYVYIQEEDEVNENSLNQGIAYLTDKQLPKAFSASVEGMRQMMDKVSSRHMIKLGEVEECIDLVYDHVLQTYNVLKHLQDLRNKDEYTLQHSVSVGILSIKIGQSLGLDADKLKNLGIAGLLHDIGKSMISLDIINKPGPLDDKEFKEIKKHPVYGYQIVNEIKLEDQDIPQAVLQHHEHQDGNGYPLGIRGDRINSFARIIAVADVFDALTSDRAYRPRMSLLQAVDIIIKSSCGQLDPLASRRLLSYVLDITTGEKVILSTGEEATVILKNEVDPARPLVRIGDNFLDLKTNRDVFIKDFAR; encoded by the coding sequence ATGTTTGTCAGGGTTGATATTTCCAGTTTACCTTTGGGTAAAAGAATGGCGCAAGACATATACGATTTTGACGGGCATCTCCTGATTTCCAAAGGAATAGTAGTGCAGGAATCACATTTGCAGCAACTGAGGCAAAGAGGCTATGAATATGTTTATATTCAAGAAGAAGACGAGGTTAACGAGAATTCTCTAAATCAAGGTATTGCTTATCTTACAGATAAGCAGTTGCCTAAAGCTTTCTCAGCATCAGTCGAGGGTATGCGGCAGATGATGGACAAGGTTTCATCAAGGCACATGATTAAGCTTGGTGAGGTAGAGGAGTGTATTGATTTAGTATATGACCATGTTTTGCAGACTTACAATGTACTGAAACACTTACAGGATTTGAGAAATAAAGATGAATATACCTTGCAACATTCGGTTTCAGTAGGGATTTTGTCCATAAAGATTGGGCAATCCCTCGGATTGGATGCTGATAAGCTTAAAAATTTGGGGATAGCAGGATTGCTGCATGATATCGGGAAAAGCATGATATCGCTGGATATTATAAATAAACCTGGTCCGCTGGATGATAAGGAGTTTAAAGAGATTAAAAAGCATCCGGTCTATGGTTACCAGATAGTAAACGAAATAAAGCTGGAGGATCAGGATATTCCCCAGGCCGTGTTGCAACATCATGAACATCAGGATGGAAACGGCTATCCTTTGGGAATACGGGGAGACAGGATTAATTCTTTCGCCCGTATTATTGCAGTGGCGGATGTTTTTGATGCTTTAACTTCCGACCGGGCTTATCGTCCTCGTATGTCCTTGTTACAGGCGGTCGACATAATAATCAAGAGTAGTTGCGGGCAGCTGGATCCTCTGGCTTCCCGGCGGTTGCTTTCCTATGTCTTGGATATCACCACCGGGGAAAAGGTTATACTCAGTACCGGTGAAGAAGCGACCGTTATACTTAAAAACGAGGTTGACCCTGCCCGTCCCCTGGTTAGAATAGGGGATAATTTTTTGGACCTTAAGACCAATCGTGATGTTTTCATTAAGGACTTCGCCAGGTAG
- a CDS encoding L,D-transpeptidase family protein, producing MNRIDRTDFPSLFLAEPLLEGESVWLVQARLKELGYDIQPSGIYNLPTSQIIRLFQVASGLEENGVVNRPVWEALLFSDAGEPCLQGDSQDKRGRLLIEIDVASRKLVLTEDGKLVKEYPVAVGKSKTPTPLGEWKVVHKGLNWGNGFGTRWMGLNVPWGIYGIHGTNKPGSIGSYASHGCIRMFNRHVEELYPLVPAGTRVRIVENGKMFPQDLKPVLLKKNSSGQRVVYVQSRLKELGLEFDRADGRYGNMTELAVKYFQAWRGLEATGEMDEATYRAMGMIE from the coding sequence GTGAATAGGATAGACAGAACTGATTTTCCCAGTCTTTTTCTAGCCGAACCGCTGTTGGAGGGCGAAAGCGTGTGGTTGGTTCAGGCCAGGCTGAAGGAACTGGGTTATGATATCCAACCCAGTGGAATCTACAATCTCCCCACCAGTCAGATAATCCGGCTCTTTCAAGTAGCCAGTGGACTGGAGGAGAATGGGGTAGTAAACCGTCCGGTTTGGGAAGCTTTATTATTCAGCGATGCTGGCGAACCATGCTTGCAGGGCGATTCTCAAGACAAGCGGGGACGCTTGCTTATCGAAATAGATGTGGCTAGCAGAAAGCTGGTGTTGACTGAAGATGGAAAGCTGGTTAAAGAATATCCGGTAGCTGTGGGCAAAAGCAAGACTCCTACTCCTCTGGGAGAGTGGAAAGTGGTGCATAAGGGGCTTAACTGGGGTAACGGTTTCGGTACTCGTTGGATGGGATTGAATGTACCCTGGGGAATTTACGGTATACACGGCACCAATAAACCTGGCTCCATAGGGTCTTATGCTTCTCATGGCTGTATAAGAATGTTCAACCGGCATGTGGAAGAACTTTATCCTTTAGTTCCGGCAGGAACCAGGGTGAGGATCGTGGAGAATGGTAAAATGTTTCCCCAGGATCTAAAACCGGTTCTCCTGAAAAAAAATTCCTCTGGGCAGAGGGTGGTATATGTGCAGAGCAGGCTAAAAGAGCTGGGTTTGGAATTTGACCGGGCTGATGGCCGCTATGGCAATATGACTGAGCTGGCAGTAAAGTACTTCCAAGCCTGGCGCGGGCTGGAAGCTACCGGAGAAATGGATGAGGCCACTTACCGGGCTATGGGGATGATAGAATGA
- a CDS encoding Fur family transcriptional regulator yields MNSKLQELSNCGFKITPQRRLILDILQKSDRPLTAEETAERIKKKEPRISVATIYRNLNLLVEIEVLSKLEIADAAARFQINQGHNHHLLCLGCGAAIKIGICPLQGRVEELIQEHGFSIDSHYFEITGYCRECQLKEAGE; encoded by the coding sequence ATGAACTCCAAGCTGCAGGAATTAAGCAATTGCGGCTTTAAGATTACCCCTCAGCGCCGCTTGATTCTGGATATCCTGCAAAAAAGCGACCGCCCCCTGACCGCTGAAGAAACAGCGGAACGGATCAAGAAAAAAGAACCGCGTATTTCCGTGGCAACTATTTATCGCAACCTCAATCTTCTGGTGGAAATAGAAGTTTTGAGCAAACTCGAAATAGCTGATGCTGCTGCCCGTTTTCAAATAAACCAGGGACACAATCACCACCTGCTTTGTCTGGGCTGTGGGGCAGCAATAAAAATTGGAATTTGCCCTTTGCAGGGAAGGGTAGAGGAGCTTATTCAGGAACACGGTTTCAGCATTGATTCCCATTATTTTGAGATAACCGGCTATTGTCGGGAATGCCAGTTGAAAGAGGCTGGAGAATAA
- a CDS encoding metal ABC transporter permease has product MELLQFDFLRHALATGILASIACGVVGSYVVIKRIVFISGGISHTAYGGIGLGYFLGINPILGAVFFTVISALGMGILVERTRQREDTLIGIIWAVGMALGVIFVKLSPGYTSDLMSYLFGNILAVPFQDLILISILDVIIVAVVCFYFEELKAVAFDEEFAQVAGISTRFFNLLLLLLIALTVVVMIRAVGIILVIALMSIPPAIAGQSSKSLRGMMVLAIILGIVFNSGGIFLSYVFDLPSGATIILLAAAGFIISIASKQRFG; this is encoded by the coding sequence ATGGAATTACTCCAATTTGATTTCCTGCGCCATGCTCTGGCTACCGGGATTCTGGCCAGTATTGCTTGCGGCGTGGTGGGAAGCTATGTGGTAATAAAGAGAATAGTATTTATTAGTGGTGGCATATCCCACACTGCTTATGGAGGAATCGGACTGGGATATTTCCTGGGCATCAATCCCATACTGGGAGCGGTATTTTTTACCGTAATCTCGGCTCTGGGCATGGGAATACTGGTCGAACGAACCCGTCAGCGGGAAGACACTCTCATAGGTATAATTTGGGCGGTAGGTATGGCCCTGGGGGTTATTTTTGTCAAACTCTCCCCCGGCTATACTAGTGATTTAATGAGTTATCTCTTTGGCAACATTCTGGCGGTACCTTTCCAGGATTTAATATTGATAAGCATTCTGGATGTCATTATTGTAGCAGTGGTTTGCTTTTATTTTGAAGAGCTGAAAGCAGTTGCTTTCGATGAAGAATTTGCCCAGGTTGCAGGTATCTCCACCCGCTTTTTTAACCTGTTATTATTACTCTTGATAGCGTTGACAGTAGTAGTAATGATAAGAGCGGTGGGAATTATCCTGGTGATTGCGTTGATGAGCATACCTCCGGCCATTGCCGGGCAGTCATCAAAGAGCTTGAGAGGGATGATGGTACTGGCCATTATCCTGGGTATAGTATTCAATAGCGGGGGGATTTTCCTTTCTTATGTCTTTGACCTGCCTTCCGGAGCCACTATTATTTTGCTGGCGGCGGCCGGTTTTATCATCTCTATAGCTAGCAAGCAACGCTTTGGATAG
- a CDS encoding chemotaxis protein CheW, whose translation MADEIQLVVFILKMDNVVCEYGVPITKVQEIITMPVPTKLPQAPDFVEGIINLRGKIIPIIDLKKRFQMGASETTSESRSVVVEVEGQTVGIIVDEVSEVLRLSTESIEPPPAVIGGIAADYLTGVGKLDDRLLILLDMDRILNEKEKTELVDMSEAVV comes from the coding sequence ATGGCTGATGAAATTCAACTGGTTGTCTTCATCCTGAAAATGGATAATGTAGTATGTGAATACGGCGTACCTATTACCAAGGTACAGGAAATAATAACCATGCCTGTGCCGACCAAGCTTCCCCAGGCCCCTGATTTTGTCGAAGGAATAATAAATCTCCGGGGAAAAATAATCCCTATTATTGACCTGAAAAAACGATTTCAAATGGGAGCATCAGAAACCACCAGCGAGAGCCGCAGTGTGGTGGTGGAGGTAGAGGGGCAAACCGTAGGAATCATTGTTGATGAAGTAAGTGAGGTTTTGCGTCTGTCTACCGAAAGCATTGAGCCTCCACCGGCAGTGATTGGGGGAATCGCCGCTGATTATCTTACCGGGGTGGGAAAATTGGATGACAGGTTGTTAATTCTGCTGGATATGGATAGAATACTGAATGAGAAGGAAAAGACAGAGCTGGTGGATATGAGTGAAGCTGTAGTTTAG
- a CDS encoding CBS domain-containing protein, which produces MLAKDIMTREVITVGKNDSLEEVARILLEEKISGVPVIDADSYVIGIVTEKDLIVKASELKMPFYVTLFDSIIFLENPIRFNNNIKKFTASQVEDAMTTKVIMVEEDTEVSRIVEIMQDKRVNRVPVVRHGKLVGIISRNDILKSLVKKNG; this is translated from the coding sequence ATGCTAGCTAAAGACATAATGACCAGGGAAGTTATTACCGTGGGTAAAAATGACAGCCTGGAAGAGGTAGCGCGAATTTTATTGGAAGAGAAAATAAGTGGAGTCCCAGTAATTGATGCCGACAGTTATGTGATAGGGATAGTAACGGAAAAGGATTTAATAGTTAAAGCCAGCGAGTTGAAGATGCCCTTCTATGTTACTTTATTTGACAGTATTATTTTCCTGGAAAACCCCATACGATTTAATAACAATATAAAGAAATTTACCGCATCACAGGTTGAAGATGCCATGACCACCAAAGTGATAATGGTGGAAGAGGATACGGAAGTGAGTAGAATCGTAGAAATCATGCAGGACAAACGGGTTAACCGGGTGCCTGTGGTCCGGCATGGAAAGCTGGTGGGTATAATCTCCCGCAATGATATTTTGAAGTCGCTGGTAAAAAAGAATGGATAA
- the acpS gene encoding holo-ACP synthase, with protein sequence MGIDIIEIERVKEAFTRTPRLLQRLFTEQERLYCFSKKNPYPSLAVRFAAREALRKLHPAFAIGVAFHDVEILSLEDGRPELLLHGSAAEICREQGIRKLSLSLSHSQEQAIAVVIAEKG encoded by the coding sequence GTGGGAATAGATATAATAGAAATTGAACGGGTAAAAGAGGCCTTTACCCGGACTCCCAGGCTTCTGCAGCGCTTGTTTACGGAGCAGGAACGATTATATTGCTTTAGCAAGAAAAATCCCTATCCTTCTCTAGCGGTTCGTTTTGCGGCTCGGGAAGCGCTGCGCAAGCTGCATCCGGCTTTTGCGATAGGAGTAGCCTTCCATGATGTTGAGATTCTGAGCCTGGAGGATGGGCGTCCAGAGTTGCTTTTGCACGGAAGCGCAGCGGAAATATGCCGGGAACAGGGCATAAGAAAATTATCATTAAGCCTCTCCCACTCGCAGGAGCAGGCGATTGCTGTGGTAATTGCAGAGAAAGGGTGA
- the yedF gene encoding sulfurtransferase-like selenium metabolism protein YedF translates to MRKTIDARGLTCPQPVVLTKKALEEEETSEVLTIVDNSNALENVSRLAHTLKLECKVDEKEGNYYIDIWKGESSENLSLAESSYSDTVVLISGNVLGRGDDKLGALLMKNFIYTLTQVEGAVKSLIFMNGGVLLSTEGSEVLEQIRLLEESGVEVLSCGTCLDSFQLSDKLRVGITTNMYTIVERLSGAARVITL, encoded by the coding sequence ATGAGAAAAACCATAGATGCCCGGGGTTTAACCTGCCCTCAACCGGTAGTTTTAACCAAGAAAGCGCTGGAAGAAGAAGAGACTTCTGAAGTCTTAACCATTGTAGACAATAGCAACGCTTTAGAAAATGTATCCCGACTGGCTCATACCCTCAAACTGGAATGCAAGGTGGATGAGAAGGAGGGCAACTATTATATCGACATATGGAAAGGAGAAAGCTCTGAAAACTTGAGCCTGGCAGAAAGTTCTTACAGTGATACTGTAGTTTTAATAAGCGGGAATGTACTGGGGCGGGGGGATGATAAGCTGGGAGCTCTTCTTATGAAGAACTTTATTTATACTCTGACCCAGGTGGAAGGAGCGGTAAAGTCGCTAATATTTATGAATGGCGGGGTATTATTAAGCACGGAAGGTTCTGAAGTGTTGGAGCAAATCAGACTGCTGGAGGAAAGTGGAGTGGAGGTTTTATCCTGCGGTACTTGCCTGGACTCTTTCCAACTCAGTGATAAGCTCAGGGTTGGAATTACCACCAATATGTACACTATCGTGGAGCGTTTGAGCGGGGCTGCCAGGGTAATCACCTTATAG